One segment of Xiphias gladius isolate SHS-SW01 ecotype Sanya breed wild chromosome 1, ASM1685928v1, whole genome shotgun sequence DNA contains the following:
- the si:ch211-122f10.4 gene encoding cathepsin A-like isoform X3, translating into MFSGGLVVCLLAVLQLGSRAQYGPDEVATLPGMMFKPNYRQWSGYLQVRPGKFLHYWFVTSQRDPVKDPLVLWLNGGPGCSSLDGFLSENGPFHVKNDGATLYENKFSWNKIANMLYLESPAGVGYSYSDDRKYATDDDQVAADNYQALQSFFTKFPNFTQNEFFIFGESYGGIYAPTLSLQVAKGKAKINFKGFAVGNGLSSSALNDQTLIYFGYYHGLFGEDLWRDLNINCCEKGSCNFYNSISEICKTLVNVAFGIVYNTGLNEYSLYLDCEGNTRSHRGYERAMSHLFKNYRKHPHTHKFSDGVTSSLSLGEVPHCINSTAQKNWLNRGNVRKALHIPDILPPWDICSDDVGYNYTNLYPTMKDVYLKLLSLGLRALVYNGDTDMACNFLGDQLFVEDLGLKATTKYQRWMHEDQIAGFYQEFGNITFLTIKGAGHMVPQWAPGPAFHMFQSFITNGYY; encoded by the exons ATGTTCTCCGGTGGCTTGGTGGTGTGTTTGCTGGCCGTGTTGCAGCTCGGCTCCCGGGCTCAGTACGGTCCGGACGAGGTGGCAACCCTGCCAGGTATGATGTTCAAACCTAACTATCGGCAGTGGTCGGGGTACCTCCAGGTGCGTCCGGGGAAGTTTCTCCATTACTG GTTTGTGACCTCTCAGAGGGACCCGGTCAAAGACCCTCTGGTGCTCTGGCTGAACGGAGGCCCGGGCTGCAGCTCGCTCGATGGATTCCTGTCAGAGAATGGACCATTTCAT gtaaaaAATGACGGGGCCACACTGTATGAGAACAAATTCAGCTGGAACAAGATTGCCAACATGCTGTATCTAGAGTCTCCTGCAGGAGTGGGATATTCATACTCTGATGACCGCAAATATGCAACTGATGATGACCAG GTAGCTGCTGATAATTATCAAGCGCTGCAGAGTTTCTTTACCAAGTTCCCAAATTTCACTCAAAACGAGTTCTTCATCTTTGGAGAAAGTTATGGTGGAATCTATGCACCAACCCTCAGCCTGCAGGTGGCTAAAGGAAAAGCCAAAATCAACTTCAAG GGCTTTGCAGTGGGAAATGGTCTCAGTAGCTCTGCTCTCAATGACCAAACTTTGATCTACTTTGGTTACTACCACGGCCTCTTTGGAGAAGA TCTGTGGCGTGACTTGAACATAAATTGCTGTGAGAAGGGGAGCTGTAACTTTTACAACTCCATTTCTGAAATCTGCAAGACGCTG GTGAATGTGGCCTTTGGTATTGTGTACAATACCGGACTCAATGAGTATTCCCTCTACTTGGATTGTGAGGGTAACACAAGATCCCACAGAGGCTATGAGAGGGCCATGAGCCATCTGTTTAAGAACTACAGGAAACATCCACACACCCACAAA TTTTCAGATGGAGTGACTTCCTCCCTGTCTCTGGGTGAAGTCCCTCACTGCATCAACAGCACGGCTCAAAAGAACTGGCTGAACAGAGGCAATGTGAGGAAAGCTTTACACATCCCAGATATACTGCCACCATGGGACATCTGCAG TGATGATGTCGGATATAATTACACCAACCTGTACCCAACAATGAAGGACGTGTATCTGAAGCTGCTCTCTCTGGGCCTGCGGGCGCTCGTCTACAACGGAGACACCGACATGGCCTGCAACTTCCTGGGAGACCAGTTGTTCGTGGAGGACCTTGGCCTGAAG GCAACCACTAAGTATCAGAGATGGATGCATGAAGATCAGATTGCTGGTTTCTACCAAGAGTTTGGAAACATAACTTTCCTCACCATCAAG GGTGCTGGTCACATGGTTCCTCAATGGGCTCCAGGTCCAGCTTTCCACATGTTCCAGTCTTTCATAACAAATGGCTACTACTGA
- the si:ch211-122f10.4 gene encoding cathepsin A-like isoform X2: protein MFSGGLVVCLLAVLQLGSRAQYGPDEVATLPGMMFKPNYRQWSGYLQVRPGKFLHYWFVTSQRDPVKDPLVLWLNGGPGCSSLDGFLSENGPFHVKNDGATLYENKFSWNKIANMLYLESPAGVGYSYSDDRKYATDDDQVAADNYQALQSFFTKFPNFTQNEFFIFGESYGGIYAPTLSLQVAKGKAKINFKGFAVGNGLSSSALNDQTLIYFGYYHGLFGEDLWRDLNINCCEKGSCNFYNSISEICKTLVNVAFGIVYNTGLNEYSLYLDCEGNTRSHRGYERAMSHLFKNYRKHPHTHKVKFSDGVTSSLSLGEVPHCINSTAQKNWLNRGNVRKALHIPDILPPWDICSDDVGYNYTNLYPTMKDVYLKLLSLGLRALVYNGDTDMACNFLGDQLFVEDLGLKATTKYQRWMHEDQIAGFYQEFGNITFLTIKGAGHMVPQWAPGPAFHMFQSFITNGYY from the exons ATGTTCTCCGGTGGCTTGGTGGTGTGTTTGCTGGCCGTGTTGCAGCTCGGCTCCCGGGCTCAGTACGGTCCGGACGAGGTGGCAACCCTGCCAGGTATGATGTTCAAACCTAACTATCGGCAGTGGTCGGGGTACCTCCAGGTGCGTCCGGGGAAGTTTCTCCATTACTG GTTTGTGACCTCTCAGAGGGACCCGGTCAAAGACCCTCTGGTGCTCTGGCTGAACGGAGGCCCGGGCTGCAGCTCGCTCGATGGATTCCTGTCAGAGAATGGACCATTTCAT gtaaaaAATGACGGGGCCACACTGTATGAGAACAAATTCAGCTGGAACAAGATTGCCAACATGCTGTATCTAGAGTCTCCTGCAGGAGTGGGATATTCATACTCTGATGACCGCAAATATGCAACTGATGATGACCAG GTAGCTGCTGATAATTATCAAGCGCTGCAGAGTTTCTTTACCAAGTTCCCAAATTTCACTCAAAACGAGTTCTTCATCTTTGGAGAAAGTTATGGTGGAATCTATGCACCAACCCTCAGCCTGCAGGTGGCTAAAGGAAAAGCCAAAATCAACTTCAAG GGCTTTGCAGTGGGAAATGGTCTCAGTAGCTCTGCTCTCAATGACCAAACTTTGATCTACTTTGGTTACTACCACGGCCTCTTTGGAGAAGA TCTGTGGCGTGACTTGAACATAAATTGCTGTGAGAAGGGGAGCTGTAACTTTTACAACTCCATTTCTGAAATCTGCAAGACGCTG GTGAATGTGGCCTTTGGTATTGTGTACAATACCGGACTCAATGAGTATTCCCTCTACTTGGATTGTGAGGGTAACACAAGATCCCACAGAGGCTATGAGAGGGCCATGAGCCATCTGTTTAAGAACTACAGGAAACATCCACACACCCACAAAGTGAAG TTTTCAGATGGAGTGACTTCCTCCCTGTCTCTGGGTGAAGTCCCTCACTGCATCAACAGCACGGCTCAAAAGAACTGGCTGAACAGAGGCAATGTGAGGAAAGCTTTACACATCCCAGATATACTGCCACCATGGGACATCTGCAG TGATGATGTCGGATATAATTACACCAACCTGTACCCAACAATGAAGGACGTGTATCTGAAGCTGCTCTCTCTGGGCCTGCGGGCGCTCGTCTACAACGGAGACACCGACATGGCCTGCAACTTCCTGGGAGACCAGTTGTTCGTGGAGGACCTTGGCCTGAAG GCAACCACTAAGTATCAGAGATGGATGCATGAAGATCAGATTGCTGGTTTCTACCAAGAGTTTGGAAACATAACTTTCCTCACCATCAAG GGTGCTGGTCACATGGTTCCTCAATGGGCTCCAGGTCCAGCTTTCCACATGTTCCAGTCTTTCATAACAAATGGCTACTACTGA
- the si:ch211-122f10.4 gene encoding cathepsin A-like isoform X1, which produces MFSGGLVVCLLAVLQLGSRAQYGPDEVATLPGMMFKPNYRQWSGYLQVRPGKFLHYWFVTSQRDPVKDPLVLWLNGGPGCSSLDGFLSENGPFHVKNDGATLYENKFSWNKIANMLYLESPAGVGYSYSDDRKYATDDDQVAADNYQALQSFFTKFPNFTQNEFFIFGESYGGIYAPTLSLQVAKGKAKINFKGFAVGNGLSSSALNDQTLIYFGYYHGLFGEDLWRDLNINCCEKGSCNFYNSISEICKTLVNVAFGIVYNTGLNEYSLYLDCEGNTRSHRGYERAMSHLFKNYRKHPHTHKVFLMKFSDGVTSSLSLGEVPHCINSTAQKNWLNRGNVRKALHIPDILPPWDICSDDVGYNYTNLYPTMKDVYLKLLSLGLRALVYNGDTDMACNFLGDQLFVEDLGLKATTKYQRWMHEDQIAGFYQEFGNITFLTIKGAGHMVPQWAPGPAFHMFQSFITNGYY; this is translated from the exons ATGTTCTCCGGTGGCTTGGTGGTGTGTTTGCTGGCCGTGTTGCAGCTCGGCTCCCGGGCTCAGTACGGTCCGGACGAGGTGGCAACCCTGCCAGGTATGATGTTCAAACCTAACTATCGGCAGTGGTCGGGGTACCTCCAGGTGCGTCCGGGGAAGTTTCTCCATTACTG GTTTGTGACCTCTCAGAGGGACCCGGTCAAAGACCCTCTGGTGCTCTGGCTGAACGGAGGCCCGGGCTGCAGCTCGCTCGATGGATTCCTGTCAGAGAATGGACCATTTCAT gtaaaaAATGACGGGGCCACACTGTATGAGAACAAATTCAGCTGGAACAAGATTGCCAACATGCTGTATCTAGAGTCTCCTGCAGGAGTGGGATATTCATACTCTGATGACCGCAAATATGCAACTGATGATGACCAG GTAGCTGCTGATAATTATCAAGCGCTGCAGAGTTTCTTTACCAAGTTCCCAAATTTCACTCAAAACGAGTTCTTCATCTTTGGAGAAAGTTATGGTGGAATCTATGCACCAACCCTCAGCCTGCAGGTGGCTAAAGGAAAAGCCAAAATCAACTTCAAG GGCTTTGCAGTGGGAAATGGTCTCAGTAGCTCTGCTCTCAATGACCAAACTTTGATCTACTTTGGTTACTACCACGGCCTCTTTGGAGAAGA TCTGTGGCGTGACTTGAACATAAATTGCTGTGAGAAGGGGAGCTGTAACTTTTACAACTCCATTTCTGAAATCTGCAAGACGCTG GTGAATGTGGCCTTTGGTATTGTGTACAATACCGGACTCAATGAGTATTCCCTCTACTTGGATTGTGAGGGTAACACAAGATCCCACAGAGGCTATGAGAGGGCCATGAGCCATCTGTTTAAGAACTACAGGAAACATCCACACACCCACAAA GTCTTTTTAATGAAGTTTTCAGATGGAGTGACTTCCTCCCTGTCTCTGGGTGAAGTCCCTCACTGCATCAACAGCACGGCTCAAAAGAACTGGCTGAACAGAGGCAATGTGAGGAAAGCTTTACACATCCCAGATATACTGCCACCATGGGACATCTGCAG TGATGATGTCGGATATAATTACACCAACCTGTACCCAACAATGAAGGACGTGTATCTGAAGCTGCTCTCTCTGGGCCTGCGGGCGCTCGTCTACAACGGAGACACCGACATGGCCTGCAACTTCCTGGGAGACCAGTTGTTCGTGGAGGACCTTGGCCTGAAG GCAACCACTAAGTATCAGAGATGGATGCATGAAGATCAGATTGCTGGTTTCTACCAAGAGTTTGGAAACATAACTTTCCTCACCATCAAG GGTGCTGGTCACATGGTTCCTCAATGGGCTCCAGGTCCAGCTTTCCACATGTTCCAGTCTTTCATAACAAATGGCTACTACTGA
- the LOC120804707 gene encoding transcription factor E2F4-like isoform X1 produces the protein MDPEGSPHSPDGETAKPDQNPKYQRSLRSLHVLAARFVTLLQEAEGGVLDLKEAVRVLAVGQKRRIYDITNVLEGIGLIMKISKSIVKWMGTMPGENACELTNRLTQLKSELEDLEQKEFMLDQQRLWVEQSIRNITEDCSNLTYVNHEDICNCFSGSHVSSGHTLLAVRAPSGTQLDVPIPKAVQDSPAKYQIHLKSVRGPIDVLLLNKHSASSVPVVLPVPPPEEILRDAKLAMSTSDATESSTATCQASADTKHCTKSRQTAMEDMQPPHASSFINTEPNRTDAPKLRDLSKELRHLLDPSKEIMNTDLITKLMASEVFSPLLRLSPPPSEHEYVYNLDESEGLCDLFDIPVLNV, from the exons ATGGATCCCGAGGGAAGCCCACACAGCCCAGACGGCGAGACCGCCAAGCCAGACCAGAACCCCAAATACCAGAGGAGTCTGAGGAGCCTCCATGTGCTCGCCGCCAGGTTTGTCACGTTGCTGCAAGAAGCTGAAGGAGGAGTGCTGGACCTCAAAGAG GCTGTCAGGGTCTTGGCTGTCGGACAAAAAAGGCGAATCTACGACATCACGAATGTGCTGGAGGGCATTGgtctgataatgaaaatatccaAGAGCATTGTAAAGTGGAT GGGTACAATGCCAGGAGAAAATGCATGCGAGTTAACCAACAGGCTGACACAGTTAAAGTCCGAGCTGGAAGACTTGGAGCAGAAGGAATTTATGTTGGACCAGCAGAGACTCTGGGTCGAACAGAGCATCAGGAACATAACAGAAGACTGCAGCAA TCTGACCTATGTAAATCATGAAGATATCTGCAACTGCTTCAGTG GGTCTCATGTCTCTTCAGGCCACACACTCTTGGCAGTACGAGCGCCATCTGGCACACAGTTAGATGTTCCCATTCCCAAAGCT GTCCAGGACAGCCCAGCAAAGTACCAGATCCATCTTAAAAGTGTCCGTGGACCCATAGATGTCCTCCTTCTCAACAAACACTCTGCCAGCTCCGTTCCCGTCGTACTGCCTGTCCCACCGCCTGAAGAAATTTTACGGGATGCCAAGTTAGCCATGTCCACTTCAGATGCGACAGAAAGCAGTACTGCAACTTGTCAGGCTTCAGCTGATACCAAACACTGCACTAAATCAAGACAGACGGCCATGGAGGACATGCAGCCTCCTCACGCATCGTCATTCATAAACACTGAGCCTAACAGAACTGACGCACCTAAAT TGCGAGATTTATCAAAGGAACTGAGACATCTACTAGACCCATCCAAAG AAATAATGAATACAGATCTAATCACAAAGCTTATGGCCTCTGAAG TTTTTTCTCCACTCCTCCGTCTATCTCCACCCCCATCTGAACATGAATACGTCTATAATCTGGATGAGAGTGAAGGCCTCTGTGACCTCTTTGACATCCCTGTGCTCAATGTTTGA
- the LOC120804707 gene encoding transcription factor E2F4-like isoform X2, protein MDPEGSPHSPDGETAKPDQNPKYQRSLRSLHVLAARFVTLLQEAEGGVLDLKEAVRVLAVGQKRRIYDITNVLEGIGLIMKISKSIVKWMGTMPGENACELTNRLTQLKSELEDLEQKEFMLDQQRLWVEQSIRNITEDCSNLTYVNHEDICNCFSGHTLLAVRAPSGTQLDVPIPKAVQDSPAKYQIHLKSVRGPIDVLLLNKHSASSVPVVLPVPPPEEILRDAKLAMSTSDATESSTATCQASADTKHCTKSRQTAMEDMQPPHASSFINTEPNRTDAPKLRDLSKELRHLLDPSKEIMNTDLITKLMASEVFSPLLRLSPPPSEHEYVYNLDESEGLCDLFDIPVLNV, encoded by the exons ATGGATCCCGAGGGAAGCCCACACAGCCCAGACGGCGAGACCGCCAAGCCAGACCAGAACCCCAAATACCAGAGGAGTCTGAGGAGCCTCCATGTGCTCGCCGCCAGGTTTGTCACGTTGCTGCAAGAAGCTGAAGGAGGAGTGCTGGACCTCAAAGAG GCTGTCAGGGTCTTGGCTGTCGGACAAAAAAGGCGAATCTACGACATCACGAATGTGCTGGAGGGCATTGgtctgataatgaaaatatccaAGAGCATTGTAAAGTGGAT GGGTACAATGCCAGGAGAAAATGCATGCGAGTTAACCAACAGGCTGACACAGTTAAAGTCCGAGCTGGAAGACTTGGAGCAGAAGGAATTTATGTTGGACCAGCAGAGACTCTGGGTCGAACAGAGCATCAGGAACATAACAGAAGACTGCAGCAA TCTGACCTATGTAAATCATGAAGATATCTGCAACTGCTTCAGTG GCCACACACTCTTGGCAGTACGAGCGCCATCTGGCACACAGTTAGATGTTCCCATTCCCAAAGCT GTCCAGGACAGCCCAGCAAAGTACCAGATCCATCTTAAAAGTGTCCGTGGACCCATAGATGTCCTCCTTCTCAACAAACACTCTGCCAGCTCCGTTCCCGTCGTACTGCCTGTCCCACCGCCTGAAGAAATTTTACGGGATGCCAAGTTAGCCATGTCCACTTCAGATGCGACAGAAAGCAGTACTGCAACTTGTCAGGCTTCAGCTGATACCAAACACTGCACTAAATCAAGACAGACGGCCATGGAGGACATGCAGCCTCCTCACGCATCGTCATTCATAAACACTGAGCCTAACAGAACTGACGCACCTAAAT TGCGAGATTTATCAAAGGAACTGAGACATCTACTAGACCCATCCAAAG AAATAATGAATACAGATCTAATCACAAAGCTTATGGCCTCTGAAG TTTTTTCTCCACTCCTCCGTCTATCTCCACCCCCATCTGAACATGAATACGTCTATAATCTGGATGAGAGTGAAGGCCTCTGTGACCTCTTTGACATCCCTGTGCTCAATGTTTGA